Below is a genomic region from Microbacterium sp. LWO12-1.2.
CCGTGCGCGGGCGATTGGACGAGAAGGCCATGGATGCCGCGGCCCAGAGCCTCATCGGACTCCACGACTTCGCGTCGTACTGCAAGCCTCGCGATGAGGCGACCACCATCCGCACGCTGCTCGACTACCGCTGGTCCCGCGACGCCGACGGTGTGCTGATCGCCGAGGTCAAGGCGGACGCCTTCTGCCACAGCATGGTGCGGGCACTGGTCGGCGGCTGTGTGGCTGTGGGGGAGGGGCGCCTCGACGTCACCGACCTGGTCGTGCTCAGAGACGCGGTGACGCGCACGAGCGAGTTCAAGGTGCTGGCGGCGCGCGGTCTCACCCTCATGGAGGTCGGGTATCCGGCCGACGACCTGCTCTCAGCGCGTGCCGAACAGACGCGCGCTCGCCGCGACAGCGAGTAGCGGCCGTCTGGGACCGAGACTCGGCTCCCGAGAGAAGGGCTGTCCTGCGCGGGAGTCAAGAAGATGCCCGAGCCCGAGCCCGGGCAGAGCGGGAGGGTCGGTGCATGTCACCGACCCTCCCGCTCGAAACGCTGTCGTGGTTCAGCTGCCGGCGAGCTGCTGGTCCAGGTCCTGGATCGCGCGCATCATGCCCAGCAGCGACTCGGACATGTCGTTGATACCGTCGACCGCGGTCTTCAGACCCGTGGTCAGCTCCGTGTATCCCTCACCGAACTTGCCCGACGCGTGCTGCGTCTTGAAGTCATCACCCAGAAGAGTGTCGACCTGACCCTTCAGCGTGTCCAACTGCCCCTGAATGTCATCACGAGCCTGCGACAGCGACGACGCCACCTGCTCCATCTCTGCATAAGACGCACCGAAATCGGCCATCGTCCACACCTCCGGAAATCGTTTGGATCGGACCACTCCGGCCCTGATAACTCCACCCTAAGGACAAACCATCAGGGCCGTCGATGGGGACAACTCCCCATGCGGCCTTCCCCTGCCGGCATATCGGCGCGGCGGCATCCGTCTCGGCTGATCGCGGTCCGCTCTGCGGCCGCCTCCCCACAAGGCGACCGCAGCGGCGGGAACGCCACCGCGGGGTCCCAGACGCATCCGCGGTGGCGGCGGTCCTGCGAGCCGAGGGAGAGTCGCACCGGAACCGTATGCTGAACCTACGTGAACGGCCTTCACGGGATGCCGGGGGAACTGTGACGGAAGCGAACGGCGATCCCCGCGGTGCTTTCGCCGCAGGATTGCGCGCCGCGATCTCGGATCGTGGCATCACACTCGCACGGCTGCAGTCGCTCCTCGCGGACGACGGGAACCGGGTATCGATGGCGACGCTGAGCTACTGGCGCTCAGGCGCTCGGCAGCCGGAGGGCGCGCAATCACTGGCGGCGGTCGAAGGCATCGAGGACCGACTCGGCCTGCACCGCGGACACCTCACCAGTCTGTTGGGGCCCTCGACCCGGCTCGGTCCGGTGGTACCGCCTCGGCTGCCGTTCGACGAGGAGCGCGAGCAGCGCGAGACCGCGGAGACGTTCGCCGCGTTGCGATCCGTGCCGCAGGAGACGCTGCGCGATCTCTCGACCCAGGTCACGGTGTACGTCGGTGCACGCGGCGCGGTCGAGAAGATCGTCATGCGGTCGCTCGTGCAGGCGGTCAGAGGCGTGATCACCGAGATACCGCTGATCGACGTGGCGCCGGAGGAGACCGAGATGATGTCCGTGATCTCCGACGTCGTCGGCGGACGCATCGACCGCGAGTATCTGCATCCCGGCCGCCTGCTCTCAGGCGTGGTGATCGCGCTCGACGAGCCGATCACGATGGGTGGCACCACGCTCATCGAGTTCACCGAGACTTTCCCTCCCGGGTATCCGGCGCGCCAATCCGCGTGGCATGCGACCGCGCGACCGGCTCGCGAGTCGCTGATCTGGGTGCACTTCTCACCCGCGGCGCTGCCCAGCTGGTGTGAGGAGTACATCGAGACGGAGGACGAGTACTCCGCGACGATGCGCTCGCTGCAGGGAGGGTCGGTGCACCTCGTGCGGCACGGTTTCGGGCCCGGCGTCCTCGGGCTGCGCTGGGGGTACGACCGCTGAGGTTCGGTCTGATCAGGTGGAGGAGCGTCGGCGGTGAATCGGTGAGCTTTCCACCGATCGGATACGTGTTTGCCACCCGACTCCAAGCCGGACGGGCTAGCGTGAGAAGCGATGAAGGTCATCTCCTACAACCTGCGCAAGCACCGTGCCGCCACCGAGCTCGTGGCGCTGGTCAGCCAGCACGAACCCGACATCCTCTGTCTGCAGGAATGCGATGTGCAGGGGCTGCCTGAGCGCATCGGCGACCTGGTGCTCGCCGACGCGACCCAGGGCAATCGTCTCGGCCTTGCGCTGTACTACCGGACGAACACCTTCCGTCTGCAGCGGATCCGCGCGATCGAGCTGAAGAAGTCCTTGCACGACCGCATGCTCAAGCCTGCCCACGAACGCGTGCTCGGTGCCCGGCTGCTCGACATCGACAACGGGCGCGAGCTGATCGTCGCCTCGTTCCACGCCGCACCGCTCACGGCGCTCAACTCCCTGCGGCGTCATCAGATCCGTGCGGCGCTCTCCGCCCTCGCCGAGCTCGGTGAGGGACTCCCGCAGTTGATGGTCGGGGACTACAACTATCCGGTCTTCAAGGAGAACCTCGGCCAGGCCGTGCGCAACCACGGCTACGCTCTCACCCTCAGCGACGACCACACGTACACGCGATATCGCGTGTTCCGTGGCCACTACGACTTCGCGACATCCGTCGGATTCGAGGTCGACGCGATCACCACGCTCCCGCAGGGATCGAGCGATCACCGCCCGATCCTGGTGACGGTGCATCCGGATTAGTCGCAGCGCCCGGTTTGAGGTAACACGCCCGGGTGGCGTATGCTGTCTCTTTGGTGCCGTTCCCCGTGCTCGGAGGACGGCGACCATCCGAACGTGAGCCCTCCACTGGCGTGTTCCCCTCTCGATGAGATCGCGAGGAAGAACCACCCCGGAGTGGGATTCACGAACTTCTCCGTTCGACACAAGAAAGCAGCACTATCGTGACGCGCACTTACACCCCGAAGGCCGGCGAGGTCCAGCGTGACTGGGTCGTCATCGACGCCACCGACGTCGTTCTCGGCCGCCTGGCTTCGCACGCCGCTACGCTCCTGCGTGGCAAGCACAAGCCCACCTTCGCCAACCACATCGACTCGGGTGACTTCGTCATCATCGTGAACGCCGAAAAGGTGGCGCTCACCGGTCAGAAGCTCCAGAAGAAGCTGGCCTACCGCCACTCCGGTTACCCGGGCGGCCTGAAGTCGGTCACCTACGCCGAGCTCCTCGAGAAGAACCCGGTCCGCGCTGTGGAGAAGGCCATCCGTGGCATGCTCCCCAAGAACAGCATCGGCCGCCAGCAGCTGTCGAAGCTCAAGGTGTACGTCGGTGCTGAGCACCCGCACGCCGCGCAGCAGCCGACGCCGTACACCCTCGACCAGGTCGCCCAGTAAGCGCCG
It encodes:
- a CDS encoding WXG100 family type VII secretion target — encoded protein: MADFGASYAEMEQVASSLSQARDDIQGQLDTLKGQVDTLLGDDFKTQHASGKFGEGYTELTTGLKTAVDGINDMSESLLGMMRAIQDLDQQLAGS
- a CDS encoding endonuclease/exonuclease/phosphatase family protein, translating into MKVISYNLRKHRAATELVALVSQHEPDILCLQECDVQGLPERIGDLVLADATQGNRLGLALYYRTNTFRLQRIRAIELKKSLHDRMLKPAHERVLGARLLDIDNGRELIVASFHAAPLTALNSLRRHQIRAALSALAELGEGLPQLMVGDYNYPVFKENLGQAVRNHGYALTLSDDHTYTRYRVFRGHYDFATSVGFEVDAITTLPQGSSDHRPILVTVHPD
- the rplM gene encoding 50S ribosomal protein L13, whose translation is MTRTYTPKAGEVQRDWVVIDATDVVLGRLASHAATLLRGKHKPTFANHIDSGDFVIIVNAEKVALTGQKLQKKLAYRHSGYPGGLKSVTYAELLEKNPVRAVEKAIRGMLPKNSIGRQQLSKLKVYVGAEHPHAAQQPTPYTLDQVAQ